A single Lysinibacter sp. HNR DNA region contains:
- a CDS encoding DUF1697 domain-containing protein encodes MTRYVALLRGINVGVITLKMVDVRQVFEDVGLKSVRTVLASGNVLFESDSTVTHLKPLIEKALGDRFGYQAWVHVVEITRVRRIIEDYPFDGGRDGWHPYVVFVSERDALTELVELREAGADQEVVASDQEEAVAPGDGVIYWTVRKGNSLGSPFAKQMARARYRAVSTTRNLRTLQKLV; translated from the coding sequence ATGACTCGTTACGTGGCGCTGCTCCGCGGGATAAACGTGGGTGTGATCACTCTTAAGATGGTGGACGTTCGCCAGGTTTTTGAGGATGTGGGGCTTAAAAGCGTTCGTACGGTCTTGGCCAGCGGCAACGTTTTGTTTGAGTCCGATTCCACCGTTACCCACCTAAAACCGCTGATCGAAAAGGCTCTCGGCGATCGTTTTGGCTACCAGGCGTGGGTGCACGTCGTGGAGATTACGCGTGTCAGACGGATTATTGAGGACTACCCGTTTGACGGGGGGCGGGACGGTTGGCATCCGTATGTGGTTTTTGTGTCTGAGCGGGACGCTCTGACCGAGCTCGTGGAATTGCGGGAAGCGGGTGCGGATCAGGAGGTTGTTGCGTCGGATCAGGAAGAGGCGGTTGCTCCGGGTGATGGGGTCATCTACTGGACGGTGAGGAAGGGCAATAGCCTGGGCAGCCCGTTTGCGAAACAAATGGCGCGTGCTCGCTACAGGGCGGTGAGCACCACCCGCAATCTGCGCACGTTGCAAAAGCTTGTCTGA